The following proteins come from a genomic window of Aequorivita marisscotiae:
- a CDS encoding ABC transporter ATP-binding protein, which produces MSIQLNHISKSYKKVKAVQNISFTVAPGELFGLIGPDGAGKTTIFRILTTLLIPDEGGASVAGFDVVKNYKAIRNAVGYMPGRFSLYQDLTVEENLTFFATIFGTTIEENYDLIEEIYVQIAPFKDRRAGKLSGGMKQKLALCCALIHKPKVLFLDEPTTGVDPVSRKEFWEMLKRLQKKGITILVSTPYMDEAALCDRIALIQQGEILEIDTPEAIVNKFPKTIYNVGADNMYKLIQTLQNYEHLYSVFPFGEFVHYTDKRNSFKVTDLKSHLEKAGLTSISIEITQPNIEDAFMELAK; this is translated from the coding sequence ATGAGTATACAGTTAAACCATATCAGTAAATCCTATAAAAAGGTAAAAGCAGTCCAGAACATTTCATTCACTGTGGCGCCAGGCGAACTTTTTGGATTAATTGGCCCCGATGGCGCAGGAAAAACTACCATCTTCAGGATTTTAACAACCCTGTTAATTCCTGATGAAGGTGGTGCTTCTGTCGCAGGATTTGATGTAGTAAAAAACTATAAGGCAATTAGAAACGCCGTGGGTTATATGCCGGGGCGGTTTTCACTTTATCAAGATTTAACGGTGGAGGAAAACCTAACGTTTTTCGCTACAATTTTCGGAACTACCATTGAGGAAAACTACGATTTAATCGAAGAAATATATGTTCAAATCGCCCCATTTAAAGACCGACGTGCAGGAAAACTATCGGGCGGAATGAAGCAGAAACTCGCCCTTTGCTGCGCATTAATTCACAAGCCTAAAGTTCTTTTTTTAGATGAACCCACCACCGGCGTTGACCCAGTTTCGCGGAAAGAGTTTTGGGAAATGCTAAAACGCTTGCAGAAAAAAGGAATTACCATTTTGGTTTCAACGCCATATATGGACGAAGCTGCATTATGCGACAGAATTGCCTTGATACAGCAAGGCGAAATATTAGAGATTGACACCCCCGAGGCCATTGTAAACAAATTCCCAAAAACCATTTACAATGTGGGCGCCGATAATATGTACAAACTAATTCAAACGCTTCAAAATTACGAACATTTGTACAGTGTATTTCCGTTTGGAGAGTTTGTGCATTACACAGATAAAAGGAATTCTTTTAAAGTAACCGATCTAAAGTCACATTTAGAAAAGGCAGGTTTAACAAGCATTAGCATAGAAATAACCCAACCCAATATTGAAGATGCCTTTATGGAATTAGCAAAATAA